The Candidatus Nanohalovita haloferacivicina region TGGATTATCTGATGCTTCCTGTTTGATTTCTTCTTTGAGTTGGTCGAGGCCTTTCATACAGCAGGGTTTGTTCGAGAATTTTTTTATCTGCTGTGAGGTTTTGTTGGAAGAATAAAAGAAAAAGTCGGCCTGTAAAGGCCTTTTTTATTCAAGTGGGAGTTCTTCTGTGAAGTGGTTGAGCAGTGCGAGGAATACTGGTGTGAAGATAGGTACTACCAGTAGCTGTACTGCGTATGCTGCTGCCTGTTCTCCGCCTGCGATGTTGCCTATGACTCCTAGAAGGAGTGCTACTATTCCGTAGACGAGGAATGTTCCCAGTCCTGCTAGGAAGATTGATAGTCTGCTTCCTTTGGTTCTCTGGACTGATTCGTCCAGTGACTGGAACATTCTTTTGTCTTCGATTGCGATCAGTGGCTGGGCCAGTAGCAGTGTTACTATTACGTAGCTGAATACTGCGAATCCGAGGATTCCTCCTACGGCTGCTAGTGCGATTCCTGCTGTGCCTAGTCCTGATGCGATGCTTCCTGTTGCTGCTAGGCTTGATACTCCTCCGAGTACTGCTATGTATGCTGGCAGTAGGAAGATTAGGCCTAGAAGGTATGCGAAAGCTGCGCTTGTCAGGTTGGCGCCCAGTGTTCTGATGAATGGCCAGAGAAGGTTGTCTGTAAATAGGCTTCTCTCTACTTCATCTTTTCTGTATGATCTGAGTCCTCCGATTGTTGCTGCTATACTTGCTAGTGCTGCAACAAGGCCGAGAACTACTCCAGCTATCTGGAGTGCGGTCATGCCCATGTTGGTAAGTACTGTCGATCCAATATTGACTAACTGTATTACAAAGAATAGTCCTATGAGCTTCTGACCTACATCTGTTTTAAGACTCCCAAATGCGGTCTTAATGGCTTCTGATGCGTTTAGTGCCATGTAAACGAATATGGTGCCGAGACTTAAATTAGAAATGGTGTGATGGTGTAAAATTTAGGTTGAAATAAGAATAAAGGATAGGAAAGGAAGTGAAGACAAGGACCTTTTTAGAACATTGATCCTAGGCCTTCAGCTGCGTCTTCTTCGGAAGTGTCTTCTTCCTCTTCTTCCTCTTCCTCTTCTTCGTCAGCTTCGTCTGCTCCGCCTTCGTCTCCTGAAGGTGCTGGTGCTGCGCCTGCTGCGACTGCTGTCTCCATTGCTTCTTCAATGTCGACGTCTTCGAGTGCTGCGACTAGAGCCTTGATTTCTGTATCTTCGACTTCTAGGTCTGCTGCGTCTACAATTGCCTGTAGATTGTCTTCGTTAACTTCTTTTCCAGCTTCGTGTAGTGTCAGTGCTGCGTAAACTAGTTCCATTGATTAATTCACCAATACCTCAATAACTGAAACCAACCCTTAAAAACCTCTCCTGCATAATTGAATACAAATGATGTTGAAGTTTGAGGATCTGCCAGAAGAGACCAGAGTAAAACTTACGGAGAAAGGCCGTGAAGATCTCTGGCACAGAGTAGACGAGTTTGGAGGAGTCAAACAGCTGTCAGAGGCCTTCGACTTCTCAAGTTCAAAGATGTACAACTGGAGGTCGAAAAACTCGTTCATGCCAATCAGCTTTATCAGGCGTTTAATGGGCCAGAACCCTCCAGAGATTGATGCTGTGAAAGGCAAAGGCCGTGGAAAGGCCTGGGGTATAGATCTTCCTGTAGAGGTAAGTGAAGAACTTTTGACCCGTGTAGAGGCCTCGGTTACAGTTAATCGGAAAGGCACGCCGGTGTATATTACAGATGAGAAGTCCTTGGCCTCAAGATTCCTGAATTTGCTTGAGGAGATCGGTGTGGATCAGAGCTTCTACAACCGTGAAGGCCGCTACGAGGTAAGATACTCGAAGTACGCCCACAATGTTCTATCAGATATTGATTTTTCTGAGAAATTTTCTGCACTGGTTGATGAAGAAGGAGATATCACAGAGGAAAAAGTCAGGGCCTCTGGTAAAGGAGTTTCTGTTGAAGAATTTGATGCAGAGCTTTATTCCCGTAGTAAAATTTTTGATCTGGCATTGGCCCGTGGAGATAAGGAAAAGATTCAGGCCTTGATAGCTGAAGAGTCAAGTAGGGTAAGGAATCTGGTAAATTGATTATCTGAAGGTGCTTAATTTTTTGCAGGCCTTTTCGGTCTTGTCACATGGTTCCCAGATGTCTTTGCTGTACGGGTCAACTCTGTATCTTCTTGCGGTATCATTGACTATAGTAACGTAGGCAAATTTTTCTATCTGGCCTGTCGCTGGTCTCCCCGTGTATAAGCTGATTGTTTCGTTGTTTTCGATTCCTTTTCTGCCGTCTCCATCGCTGTCGGTAGAGTCTTTTCTTATTTTGAGAGTGTCGCCTTTGCGTACAGGGAATTCGGAAATTCCGCTGTGCCCGAAGTTTTTCAGGGCTAACTTCCAGCTTGAGTATCTTATACTTGTTAACGCATCTATGATGCCTGTTCTGGCCCAGATATTGTTTTCCTCAAATCTTTTTTCCGAGGTATCAATCATGTATCTTGGGTCGTGGCTTTTGTTTCCGATATAGATCCCGCCTGTTTCCGTTATCAGAGGATTTCCCGAGTTTGTAATTACTAGCCATTCTTTCTCAGGCCTGTAACTATAATTTAGTCTTGGATAACCCCCTTCAGGGTTGCCAGCAGCTTTTTTCTCAATATCTGATAGATCACTGAACTCTTTCTGCGTAGTATGGCCTGATATAGAGAACACTCCAATGGCTACAACTACTAGGATGGCTACCGCTAACTGTGTTTTGTTTTTACTTAATCCTGTTCTAACCTTTGATTTTGCTTGGGTAATGACTTCGATCTTGGAAAATACGGCCTGTTCCAGTTTTGCCACTAGAAATGTCAGAACGAGAGGAGTCATAGGTTTCAGCGCATAGTCTGGCTGTGGAGGCCAGATCCCGTACTGTGGAAGCCCGCCAGATATCTGTTGGAATGTTGCGAGGCCTATCCCAAGCCATAGGATTATTGCTGTTAGAGGAAGGTATAGATTCTTCTTCAAGGCTAAATATGTTGGAACTGCTGCAACCAGGAAGTTCAGGATGAATAGGATGCTGGCGATAATCAACAAAATTATTGCTCCCTTTGAGAAACCGATAAAATCGAGAGGAGAATATTGTGCTCGAGAAAGGAAGAACATTGAAGATGAAATTAGCGTGTAGACCAGGCCTGCTGCTATAGATTTCCTGGTAGTAGGATCTGATAAACTGATTCTGTCCCTGCCTTTTCTTATCAGCCATTCAATAGAACCTAGAGATACTGATGCTGCAGCGATAAGAATGAACAGCCAGCCCTCACCACCTAATTTCAATCCTATGGTGGGATAGTAAGTTCTGAAATCCATCTATGTAAACTTCCTATGTCTCGTTTAAAAATTCTTGATAGAAACTGCTGGAGGCACTCTAAATTTTTCTAATCTATGTAGGAGGTCTTAGAAAATATTAAATGAGGAAAGAAATAAGGAAAGAGGAGGATTTTTATTCCTCTTCCTTGTCTTCTTCGTCTTCGGAATCTTCTTCAGATTCTTCTGACTCGTCTGAATCTTGTTCGGATTCGTCCTCTTCTTCAGTCTCTTCACTTTCTGCTTCTTCTGTGTCTTCATCTAGGTCGACTGATTCAAGGTCTAGCTGGCTGTCGAGGCCGTCTGCGTTGGATTTGGCGTAGGCGAGGGCTTCTTCGATTGTTTCTTCGAATGGTAGGCCTTCGCTGATTGCCAGGTTCTTGGCCTTTCTGACTGCCTGCTGGACGATTGTCTCTGCAGTTGTTTCGTTGATGATTCCTGCGTTGACTGCGAGGTTGAATGCGCCGCTTGCTGCTGCTTCGACGTCTGTTCTGTACTGTTCTACGTCGATGTCTAGTTCTTCTGCTGTGAAGAGTTCTCCTTCGCTGTATGCTACGTCCAGGTCGAGTCCGATTTCCAGTGGTTCGATTCCGAGCTGGTTGAGGATTTCTGCGTCGTCTGCAGTGATTTCCTCTCCTTTTTCGATGATGACTCCTGGCTGCTGTACGTGGATGGAGCCGTCGTCTACCTGTACGTTCAGGCCTTTTTGCTGGAGTTTTCCAAGCATTGGTCCTGGCCCGATTCCTGTGTCTCCGTCAGGTACTTCTATGTCGTTCGGAGCGATTTCTCCTCCCTGTGCTGCGGCCGATGTTTTGTTGGCCTGGATTAGGGAGTAGAGCTGGAATGGGTCTTTTTCTGAGAAGATGAATGCTGGCTGGATTGCCTCGTTTTCTTCCAGTTGTGCGATGTCTTCTTTGTCGCTTTGTTCGATTGCGATCTGCATCAGTGTCTTTCTGGACATTCTGACTTTGGCGAACTCCTTCATTTCTTTCTTGATTTCCTGGAGTTGCTTTGCTGGAAGATTGTGCATGTCGAGGATTCCGATTACTGGGTTGGATTCGATTTCTTCTTTGAAGTACTCGACTTTCTCTTCTTTCTGTTCTCGTGTCAGTCTTTTTGGCTTTGGTTGCACCATTTTTAGTTCACCTCGACTGTTGGACCCATAGTGGTCTTTATGAGTACGGATTTGATGTTGTTCTGTCCCTGTGGAAGCTGGCTTTCTACAAAGTCGTAGATTGAGGATGCGTTTCTTGCAGCTTCGTCTAGGTCTCTTTCCTCGTTTCCTACCTTGATCTGCATTAGTGGATCTTCACGAAGTCTGAGTGTTACTGTGTTTCTCAGGTCTTCGATTTTGTCAGTAGGGTCGGATCCTGGTGGCATTGGGTCAGGCATCATGTTTCTTGGTCCGAATACCTGTCCTAGCTGGGAACCGATCTTAGGCATCAGTGGTGCCTCTGCGATAAGGAATGAGTACTCATCTGCAAGGTCCTTTGCGTTTTTCGGATTTTCGAAGTATTCTTCTTCAAGCTCGCTTTCTGTAATTTCCAGGTCTGCGTTCTCTGCGTTCTTTGCAAGTGTATCTCCGATTACTGCGACTTTTACGTCTTCGTCGGCCTGGAATGGTAGCTTGAAGTCTTCGTTGAATCTGTTGTCAGGGTCTGAAAGATCGAGGCCTTTGAAGTTGATGATTAGGTCGATGCTTTCTTTGAAGCCTCTTTCTTCAGAGTCTTCTACTGCCTGTTTGACTGCGTCTTCAAAATTCATTCTTGTTCACCTCTAGATGCCTTCCTCTGCTTCCAGTTTATCGTCGTATTTTCCTTCGTCGATCTCCTGTGCAACGTCGTATGCGTCTTTTCCGTCAATGGTTACTCCCATTGAGTGAGCTGTTCCGATAATTTCTTTGACAGCTCCACGCAGATCCATTGCTAGCAGGTCGGAGGCCTTCATTCTTGCTACTTTGCAAGCTGTTGCGAATTCCATGTCGGCTACCTTGTTCTTGTTTGGTTCGCCGGATCCGGATTCGATGCCCAGTTCGTCCTTGATCAGGACTGCTGCTGGTGGCTTTCCGACTTCTATCTCGAAGTCGCCTGTTTCTTCGTCTACGATGACGTCAACAGGTACCTCCATTCCCTGGAAGTCTGCTGTTTTTTCGTTGATGGCTTTTACAACCTCTCCAACGTCAGTTGGTAGAGGCCCAAGTTCTGGTCCTAGCGGAGGGCCTGCTGATGCAGATCCACCCTCGACTAGTGTCGAAATCGTTGTTTTGTCTCCCATAAATTGATCACTTTAGATTTTAGCTAAAATAGTATTGATTTTATTGCTGAGCTTTTTTGCGCACCATGTCTGCGTCGACTGTTGTTGGAATCGGTACTGCGGCGTCTAGCAGTTCGATGGTGACTTCTCTGTTGGTTTCGTCTACTCTGTTGATTTTTGCTTCTTCTCCTTTGAAAGGCCCGCCGATTACTTCTACCTTGTCGCCTACTTCGAGCTTGATGTCTTCCTGTTCTTCGCTCAGGTATTTTTCTATCTCGTCGACTTCTACTTCTTCATCTATGATGCCGTTGATGTTTCTGGCGTCGTTTGCGACTTTTCTGATGTCTGCTTCGTTTCCTTCGATGAAGATGTATCCCTGGAGGTCTTCTGGGTGGAAAACCGCTCTTATGTCTACGTCTTTTCCTTTGACTTTGCTTTCAAGTGCGTTTATTGCGGTCTTCTCGCGTCCTCTTGTTGTTCGTGCGGTAAGTATCATTGTAGTTCACAGGTAGTTTGGAATCAGGTTTGAAAGCAGGTAGAAGATAAATCCTATCAGTCCGATGATTATCATTCCTGCGCCGGTGACTTTGGCGCTCATCTCGAATTCTTCTCTGTCAGGTTTCTCGGATATTTTGAGCACTCTACGGTACTCTCGTAGTTTATCCGTTGCATACTGCTTCCATTTTCCGGGGTTTAGTTCCATTGGCTGATTACACCTATACCCGTATTTAGAGAGAACTAGTCCATAAGACTTGGCCTCCCTCCCACCAAAGGTGGTTCCAACGGGCGATACATTAAACTTCTTGAACAGAAATTTTATAAATCAGTTTTCTAACTTCACTTACTCTATGTATACTATTTTCCAGGTAATTCTGTCATCGCAGTAGTCTGCGCTTTTGTCAGCGTTATTGTACTCGAAACTGACAGAACTAGCTTTAGCATCTTTTACCGTGTCAATAAGCTCTGCATTATAGAATGAGGCAGAACCACCATCTGCATAATCTACATCTATGCTGTATGCATTTCCATCATCGGTACAATAGCTAGATCCATCTCCTAAGCCATCTACACTTATCTGGGTTTGAAGAATAACTCCATCGAGAGAAATAGTGTCGGCCGTACCGCTGTCTCCTCCTTGAGCTGTTACCGTGCGTGTTACAGTATTTGGTTGAAGGCCTGAGTTGCTGTCTACGTAGCTTTTTGTAGCGGCATCCTGTGGGTCTGTTGGGCCGTTAACATTCTTGATCTGGTTGTTGTTCATGTCAACGTTTGACGTTGCGGGGTCATCTGGTAGATATCCGTCGTCTGCGGTGCTGAATCTGTTGTCTACGTAGTTTTTGGTTGCTGCATCCTGAGAGTTGCTTGGAC contains the following coding sequences:
- a CDS encoding protein translocase SEC61 complex subunit gamma; this translates as MELNPGKWKQYATDKLREYRRVLKISEKPDREEFEMSAKVTGAGMIIIGLIGFIFYLLSNLIPNYL
- the rpl12p gene encoding 50S ribosomal protein P1, yielding MELVYAALTLHEAGKEVNEDNLQAIVDAADLEVEDTEIKALVAALEDVDIEEAMETAVAAGAAPAPSGDEGGADEADEEEEEEEEEEDTSEEDAAEGLGSMF
- a CDS encoding 50S ribosomal protein L10, yielding MVQPKPKRLTREQKEEKVEYFKEEIESNPVIGILDMHNLPAKQLQEIKKEMKEFAKVRMSRKTLMQIAIEQSDKEDIAQLEENEAIQPAFIFSEKDPFQLYSLIQANKTSAAAQGGEIAPNDIEVPDGDTGIGPGPMLGKLQQKGLNVQVDDGSIHVQQPGVIIEKGEEITADDAEILNQLGIEPLEIGLDLDVAYSEGELFTAEELDIDVEQYRTDVEAAASGAFNLAVNAGIINETTAETIVQQAVRKAKNLAISEGLPFEETIEEALAYAKSNADGLDSQLDLESVDLDEDTEEAESEETEEEDESEQDSDESEESEEDSEDEEDKEEE
- a CDS encoding 50S ribosomal protein L1, which codes for MNFEDAVKQAVEDSEERGFKESIDLIINFKGLDLSDPDNRFNEDFKLPFQADEDVKVAVIGDTLAKNAENADLEITESELEEEYFENPKNAKDLADEYSFLIAEAPLMPKIGSQLGQVFGPRNMMPDPMPPGSDPTDKIEDLRNTVTLRLREDPLMQIKVGNEERDLDEAARNASSIYDFVESQLPQGQNNIKSVLIKTTMGPTVEVN
- a CDS encoding 50S ribosomal protein L11, whose amino-acid sequence is MGDKTTISTLVEGGSASAGPPLGPELGPLPTDVGEVVKAINEKTADFQGMEVPVDVIVDEETGDFEIEVGKPPAAVLIKDELGIESGSGEPNKNKVADMEFATACKVARMKASDLLAMDLRGAVKEIIGTAHSMGVTIDGKDAYDVAQEIDEGKYDDKLEAEEGI
- a CDS encoding transcription elongation factor Spt5 → MILTARTTRGREKTAINALESKVKGKDVDIRAVFHPEDLQGYIFIEGNEADIRKVANDARNINGIIDEEVEVDEIEKYLSEEQEDIKLEVGDKVEVIGGPFKGEEAKINRVDETNREVTIELLDAAVPIPTTVDADMVRKKAQQ